A section of the Pseudorasbora parva isolate DD20220531a chromosome 2, ASM2467924v1, whole genome shotgun sequence genome encodes:
- the LOC137053573 gene encoding serine/threonine-protein kinase pim-1-like produces the protein MEYPHPSVTLAEFIESKKGHLTEDMARRIMWQLADGLRHCSDRGVFFLSEEQLLINPDTLQLKMNFSCTRCIIKRRKAKCLGEGVKLSHAPFFYFVMNALIKAIRRPFWKKTVSRECVRLLKRLDPKGKWPIFTLENISYDPWFAGMKEKKTCRKK, from the exons ATGGAATATCCTCATCCCTCTGTGACCTTGGCTGAATTCATCGAGAGTAAAAAAGGTCACCTGACCGAAGACATGGCGAGACGCATCATGTGGCAGCTCGCCGATGGACTGCGCCACTGCTCGGATCGAGGGGTTTTCTTTCTCTCTGAGGAACAATTGCTCATCAACCCTGACACCCTGCAGCTGAAGATGAACTTTAGTTGCACTCGTTGCATCATAAAGCGACGTAAGGCTAAGTGTCTAGGAGAAGGAGTTAAATTATCACACGCTCCATTCTTCTACTTCGTCATGAATGCGCTCATCAAAGCAATAAGACGCCCgttttggaaaaaaacagtGTCCAGAG AATGCGTCAGACTTCTCAAGCGACTTGATCCCAAAGGAAAATGGCCAATTTTCACCTTAGAGAACATTTCCTATGATCCCTGGTTCGCGGGTATGAAGGAGAAAAAAACCTGCAGAAAAAA GTAG